The proteins below come from a single Methyloprofundus sedimenti genomic window:
- a CDS encoding PhzF family phenazine biosynthesis protein, with protein MKYTYYIADVFTKQIFNGAQVAVFPEAEGLSQQQMSLIARELNLTESVFLSRTESKKNHFRMKIFSPLTEIDFAGHPIIAAAYVLAACGQLKLEDTYTPVVFEQNTGPVQANVTSTEGKPSFVQFTRTVSPIVDFFAPTEGELASFLGIEEAHIDAKKYCTRLVSCGMPYLIVPVYYYETVRNAVFNLSAWSQSIAPQTAAQEILLVSPKTPYQDSDFAARLVGPNIGIHDDPPIGTAIPSLAAFLCSFEHMQKGTYTFAVQRGNEKMRRSVLNLEMDHKGEDTLTIRVGGEAVKVAEGTMFIPEI; from the coding sequence ATGAAATACACATATTATATCGCTGACGTTTTTACCAAGCAGATTTTCAATGGCGCCCAGGTTGCTGTTTTCCCAGAAGCAGAAGGCTTAAGCCAGCAACAGATGAGCTTAATCGCTAGAGAACTTAATTTAACCGAATCCGTTTTCCTGTCTCGAACAGAAAGTAAAAAGAATCACTTTCGAATGAAGATTTTTTCCCCTTTAACGGAGATCGATTTTGCAGGACACCCGATTATTGCAGCCGCCTATGTATTAGCCGCCTGCGGGCAACTGAAACTTGAGGACACTTATACACCCGTCGTATTTGAGCAAAATACCGGACCGGTTCAGGCTAATGTCACCAGCACTGAAGGTAAACCCAGCTTTGTCCAGTTTACCCGTACCGTCTCTCCAATTGTCGACTTCTTCGCCCCGACAGAAGGCGAACTGGCCAGTTTTTTAGGTATAGAAGAAGCACATATTGATGCTAAGAAATACTGTACCCGGCTGGTTTCGTGCGGCATGCCCTATTTGATTGTGCCGGTTTATTATTATGAAACAGTACGCAATGCAGTATTTAATTTATCCGCATGGAGTCAGTCAATCGCACCCCAAACAGCCGCACAAGAAATATTATTAGTCTCGCCTAAAACACCGTATCAAGACTCTGATTTTGCCGCTCGTCTGGTAGGTCCGAATATTGGTATTCATGATGACCCGCCCATAGGGACTGCCATACCTTCATTGGCCGCTTTTTTATGTTCTTTCGAACATATGCAAAAAGGCACCTACACGTTTGCCGTTCAAAGAGGCAATGAAAAAATGCGCCGTAGTGTACTGAACCTGGAAATGGATCATAAAGGAGAAGATACGCTCACCATACGGGTGGGTGGTGAGGCCGTTAAGGTCGCAGAAGGAACGATGTTTATTCCTGAAATATAA
- a CDS encoding lipocalin family protein — MKTKVRVKKKYKKKSKNYIMILVVVIFTLAVSSWAFYELTKPKVATQWFDSRAKAKQNIILPRDDGYHANTMEWWYYNGRLITESGKEYSFHFTTFLVNNLMTHTVFHSSLGDHTKKRHYTDQSRTAGNPSVGVKNSFLFKYQNWFMHGENGHDQLKVANDQFAFDLQLEDLEPVVNHGVDGIISLDIAGDSYYYSRTRMNVTGTLEVAGIKEHVTGISWFDHQWGDFLPAKLSWDWFSLQLDNGVDLMIYQMRDKQGNPVRYFVTVAKNGTTEILDQAEFTLTPGREWHSKKTGNSYPIFWKLKIPGKKIDLNISSIINDSEVDARLTTYLTYWEGAVNVEGSHTGQGFMELQGYGSANK, encoded by the coding sequence ATGAAGACCAAAGTTCGGGTAAAAAAAAAATATAAAAAGAAAAGTAAAAATTACATCATGATTTTGGTGGTGGTTATTTTTACCCTGGCTGTTAGTAGCTGGGCGTTTTATGAACTCACTAAACCAAAAGTGGCAACACAATGGTTTGATAGCCGGGCAAAGGCCAAGCAAAATATTATATTACCCAGAGACGATGGCTACCATGCTAATACAATGGAGTGGTGGTATTACAATGGCCGCTTAATAACAGAGAGTGGAAAAGAGTATAGTTTTCATTTTACAACCTTTCTCGTTAATAACTTAATGACCCACACCGTATTCCACAGCTCTTTAGGTGATCACACGAAAAAGCGGCATTATACCGACCAAAGTAGAACCGCCGGCAATCCATCGGTCGGCGTAAAAAATAGCTTCCTGTTTAAATATCAGAACTGGTTTATGCACGGTGAAAATGGTCATGACCAACTCAAAGTAGCCAATGATCAGTTTGCATTTGATCTGCAATTAGAAGACCTGGAACCTGTTGTAAATCATGGCGTAGATGGCATTATTTCTTTAGATATTGCTGGAGACAGCTATTACTATTCCCGTACCCGAATGAATGTAACTGGAACACTCGAAGTTGCTGGTATAAAAGAACATGTTACTGGCATTTCATGGTTTGACCACCAATGGGGAGATTTTTTACCCGCTAAATTATCCTGGGACTGGTTTAGCCTGCAACTCGATAATGGCGTTGACCTAATGATCTACCAGATGCGTGATAAACAAGGGAATCCAGTACGTTATTTTGTTACTGTTGCCAAAAATGGAACCACAGAAATATTAGATCAAGCAGAATTTACCCTGACACCCGGTCGAGAATGGCACAGTAAAAAAACAGGCAACAGTTATCCTATATTTTGGAAGTTAAAAATACCCGGCAAAAAAATTGATTTAAATATTAGCAGTATTATTAACGACAGTGAAGTTGATGCCAGATTAACCACTTACCTTACTTACTGGGAAGGAGCTGTGAATGTTGAAGGAAGCCATACTGGTCAGGGTTTTATGGAATTACAGGGCTATGGTTCTGCAAATAAATAA
- the nirB gene encoding nitrite reductase large subunit NirB, whose amino-acid sequence MSKKQTLIVIGNGMVGHNFLETLVASDIKNNYNIVTFCEEKRPAYDRVHLSEYFSGKTAQDLSMVTEGFFENNNIKIHLGDKAVTIDKENNQITSAKGLTISYDKLVLATGSYPFVPPVEGHDRENCFVYRTIEDLENMAAAAKNAKVGAVVGGGLLGLEAAKALMDLELKTHVIQFSPRLMSAQLDAGGAQMLADKIEALGISVLASKNTQKIIDGTECKHKMLFADGTELETDIILFSAGIRPRDEIARISGIEVGSRGGIVIDNQCKTSDPDIYAIGECAVWNGQTFGLVAPGYNMGRIVVADLAGQAASFTGADMSTKLKLNGVDVASIGDAHANSQGALVYTYQNGADEIYKRLVVSADKKKLLGAVLVGDATGYGTLSQYYLNGIDLPENPDSLILPARSDESVGLGPDALPASAQICSCFDVTKGQICSAVEDGNHTLGALKECTKAATGCGGCSALLKSVLDCELAKSGFEVNTDICEHFAYTRQDLYNLIMVNEIKSFNDLLEKHGKGRGCEVCRQAVGSILASCWNDYILKTEHLGLQDTNDTFLANMQKDGTYSVVPRMTGGEVTPDGLIAIGQIAKKYKLYTKVTGGQRVDLFGARVDQLPLIWQELIDAGFESGHAYGKSLRTVKSCVGSTWCRFGIDDSVGLAVELENRYKGLRSPHKIKFAVSGCTRECAEAQSKDIGIIATEGGWNLYVCGNGGMKPRHGDLFATNLDKATLIQYIDRVLTFYSRTADRLQRTSVWMENMEGGLDYLKSVIIEDKLGLCADLEAQMQHVVDTYQCEWKTTIADESKLKRFRHFINSDKTDENILFVEERGQIRPANEEERLHLAVAEEA is encoded by the coding sequence ATGAGCAAAAAGCAAACCCTGATTGTTATCGGTAACGGCATGGTCGGACATAATTTTCTGGAAACCCTGGTCGCTAGCGATATAAAAAACAACTACAACATTGTTACTTTCTGTGAGGAAAAACGCCCGGCATACGACCGGGTACATTTGTCAGAGTACTTTTCAGGAAAAACGGCACAAGACCTGTCCATGGTCACTGAAGGTTTTTTTGAAAATAACAATATCAAAATTCATCTGGGTGATAAGGCCGTTACTATTGATAAAGAAAATAACCAGATCACGTCAGCAAAAGGGCTTACTATTAGTTATGACAAACTGGTTTTAGCGACGGGTTCCTATCCTTTTGTGCCCCCTGTTGAAGGGCATGACCGTGAAAATTGTTTTGTTTATCGAACCATAGAAGATCTGGAAAATATGGCAGCTGCGGCTAAAAATGCCAAAGTCGGCGCAGTAGTCGGGGGCGGTCTATTGGGTCTGGAAGCGGCAAAAGCGCTGATGGACTTGGAACTTAAAACCCATGTTATCCAGTTTTCGCCACGCTTAATGTCGGCTCAGCTTGATGCAGGCGGCGCACAAATGCTGGCGGATAAAATTGAAGCTTTGGGTATTTCGGTATTAGCCAGTAAAAACACGCAAAAAATTATTGACGGTACAGAATGCAAACACAAAATGCTGTTTGCTGATGGCACTGAACTGGAAACGGATATTATTTTATTTTCAGCAGGTATCCGTCCTCGTGATGAAATTGCTCGCATCAGCGGCATAGAAGTCGGTTCACGCGGCGGTATTGTCATTGATAACCAGTGCAAAACCTCTGATCCGGACATTTACGCCATTGGTGAATGTGCTGTCTGGAATGGACAAACCTTTGGCCTGGTTGCTCCGGGCTACAATATGGGGCGTATTGTAGTCGCCGATCTGGCAGGACAAGCAGCCAGTTTTACCGGTGCCGATATGAGCACCAAGTTAAAGCTCAATGGGGTTGACGTTGCCAGTATCGGCGATGCTCATGCCAACTCACAGGGTGCGCTCGTTTATACTTACCAGAATGGTGCAGATGAAATTTATAAACGCCTGGTGGTAAGTGCAGATAAAAAGAAATTACTCGGCGCCGTATTGGTTGGTGATGCTACAGGCTACGGTACTTTATCACAATATTATCTCAATGGCATTGATTTACCCGAGAATCCGGATAGTTTAATCTTGCCTGCCCGCTCAGATGAATCGGTTGGTTTAGGACCTGACGCCTTGCCTGCATCAGCACAAATCTGCTCCTGCTTTGATGTCACCAAAGGACAAATCTGCTCGGCCGTTGAAGACGGCAATCATACACTGGGGGCTTTAAAAGAATGCACTAAGGCTGCAACCGGTTGTGGCGGCTGTAGTGCATTATTAAAATCTGTTCTGGATTGTGAATTAGCCAAATCAGGATTTGAAGTCAATACCGATATCTGTGAACATTTTGCTTATACTCGCCAGGATTTATATAACCTGATTATGGTTAATGAAATAAAATCCTTTAATGACCTGTTAGAAAAACATGGTAAAGGCCGAGGCTGTGAAGTTTGCCGTCAGGCAGTGGGTTCGATTCTTGCCTCGTGCTGGAATGACTATATTCTTAAAACCGAGCATCTTGGCCTGCAGGATACCAACGACACCTTTTTAGCAAATATGCAAAAAGATGGTACCTATTCGGTTGTCCCACGTATGACGGGAGGTGAAGTAACACCTGATGGCTTGATTGCGATTGGCCAGATAGCAAAAAAATATAAACTGTACACTAAAGTAACCGGTGGCCAGCGCGTCGATTTATTTGGTGCGCGTGTCGATCAATTACCACTGATCTGGCAGGAATTGATCGATGCGGGGTTTGAATCAGGCCATGCTTACGGTAAATCTTTAAGAACGGTAAAGTCCTGTGTCGGTAGTACCTGGTGCCGCTTTGGCATTGATGACAGTGTTGGTTTGGCGGTAGAACTGGAAAATCGTTATAAGGGTTTACGCTCACCGCACAAAATTAAATTTGCAGTGTCCGGTTGTACCCGTGAATGTGCAGAAGCACAAAGTAAAGATATTGGTATTATCGCAACGGAAGGCGGCTGGAATCTTTATGTTTGTGGTAATGGCGGTATGAAACCACGACATGGCGATTTATTTGCTACTAATTTAGACAAAGCAACACTGATTCAATATATCGATCGTGTATTAACGTTTTACTCACGTACCGCTGATCGCTTGCAGCGCACATCAGTGTGGATGGAAAATATGGAAGGCGGCCTGGATTATTTAAAATCAGTGATTATCGAGGATAAATTGGGACTTTGTGCGGACCTGGAAGCACAAATGCAGCATGTTGTTGATACCTATCAATGTGAGTGGAAAACCACCATTGCCGATGAGAGCAAGTTAAAACGCTTTCGCCATTTTATTAATAGTGATAAAACTGATGAAAATATACTTTTTGTCGAAGAACGTGGACAAATACGGCCTGCAAACGAAGAAGAACGGCTACACCTGGCAGTAGCGGAGGAAGCGTAA
- a CDS encoding GNAT family N-acetyltransferase/peptidase C39 family protein, with amino-acid sequence MSNSDVNFRLATKADISQLVLIENSCFTQDKMTQRNFLWMLDKAHADLILLEVDGKITGYGLLLYRRGTSLVRLYSLAILPDQQSSGLGKALMLALEKAAQQRDCVYLRLEVRRDNERAIALYQRLNYRQFDRKLDYYEDHSEALCFEKRIIYPQPETRLQVPYYPQTTEFTCGPASLIMAMSAIDSRIEQSMAHELQLWRESTTIFMTAGHGGCGPHGLALAAWRRGFLVDMYLSQQDTLFFNTVRSKEKQAIISLVQQDFLRQLEPTSVSIHYQNIEMDALIAQLDAGNIPLILISTYRINRNKAPHWVVLTAHDEHFIYLHDPDVDDEKHASVTDNFFVPVPKSDFQTMAKFGRSQLQAALIIAKP; translated from the coding sequence ATGAGTAACTCTGACGTCAATTTTCGTTTGGCCACTAAAGCCGATATAAGTCAGTTGGTACTGATTGAAAACAGCTGTTTTACGCAGGATAAAATGACGCAGCGCAATTTTTTATGGATGCTGGATAAAGCACATGCGGATCTTATTCTGCTGGAAGTTGATGGGAAAATAACCGGCTATGGTTTGCTGTTATACAGGCGCGGTACTTCTCTGGTCAGACTTTATTCACTGGCAATTTTACCTGATCAGCAAAGTAGCGGATTGGGTAAGGCCCTGATGCTGGCACTGGAAAAAGCGGCACAACAACGCGATTGTGTTTATTTGCGGCTAGAAGTCAGGCGAGATAACGAGCGCGCTATAGCACTCTACCAGCGTTTGAATTATCGCCAGTTTGACCGTAAGCTGGATTATTATGAAGATCACAGCGAAGCCTTGTGTTTTGAAAAGCGGATTATCTATCCACAGCCGGAAACGCGCCTGCAAGTCCCTTATTATCCACAAACAACTGAATTTACCTGTGGTCCGGCATCATTGATTATGGCCATGTCGGCCATAGATAGTCGGATTGAACAATCTATGGCGCATGAATTGCAATTATGGCGTGAATCGACCACTATTTTTATGACAGCAGGTCATGGTGGTTGCGGTCCGCATGGTCTAGCTCTTGCAGCCTGGCGACGCGGGTTTCTGGTGGATATGTATCTTAGTCAGCAAGATACATTATTTTTCAATACCGTCAGAAGTAAAGAAAAACAGGCTATTATTTCTCTGGTACAACAGGATTTTCTGCGCCAACTGGAGCCAACATCTGTCAGCATACATTATCAAAATATAGAAATGGATGCATTGATCGCACAGCTAGATGCTGGGAATATTCCTTTAATTCTTATTAGTACTTATCGGATTAATCGCAACAAAGCGCCGCACTGGGTGGTTTTAACTGCACATGATGAGCACTTTATTTACTTGCATGATCCTGATGTCGATGATGAAAAACATGCCAGTGTGACAGACAATTTTTTTGTGCCTGTGCCTAAATCAGATTTTCAAACCATGGCAAAATTTGGCCGTAGCCAACTACAAGCCGCATTAATAATAGCAAAACCATGA
- a CDS encoding DUF2459 domain-containing protein produces the protein MLELILSSKGLYGNDQFYLSGEIYHFFKTCNVWTAEALWAVQSGPL, from the coding sequence TTGTTAGAACTGATCCTAAGTTCGAAAGGTCTTTACGGTAACGATCAGTTTTATTTATCTGGAGAAATATACCATTTTTTCAAAACCTGCAATGTCTGGACTGCTGAAGCACTGTGGGCTGTCCAATCCGGCCCGCTTTGA
- a CDS encoding RimK family protein, producing MQDLYIVVDAPEDWAPYYPSSELISVKDFLSLQVGKSAKAKVINLCRDYGYLGTGYYCSLLAEARGQRVIPSIRSITDLSNHHFYQLYDEMDEPLNKYLQQDNHALMTKIFFGQTSIPALEKIARQLFELYPCPILEVSFAHPVKWQIETIMPGSLVQLNEAEQSEFASAIDQYSRQIWRKPRSKKRYRFELAILCNSQEKLPPSDNKAIKNFIRAGNELGIDVDLIDANDYARLLEYDALFIRETTAIDHHTYRFAKRAESKGLVVLDDPDSILKCTNKVFLADLLNANGVPTPKTELLLRDSEFDYAYLEQQISYPGVLKIPDGSFSIGVVKVASREELQQQCAELFKKSAILLYQEYVKTDFDWRIGFLNNKPIYACKYFMARDHWQIYNHGNTGTSKSGGFESMPVHQVPKEVIKVASKAVKLIGDGLYGVDLKQLPDRNVIIEVNDNPSVDSGVEDQYMGYDLYLTIMGEFLRRLERQHIA from the coding sequence ATGCAAGATCTTTATATAGTGGTCGATGCCCCAGAAGACTGGGCACCTTATTACCCCAGTAGTGAACTGATCAGTGTTAAGGATTTTTTATCACTACAGGTTGGCAAATCAGCCAAGGCTAAAGTGATTAATTTGTGTCGTGATTATGGTTATCTAGGCACGGGGTATTATTGCTCATTGCTGGCAGAAGCCAGAGGGCAGCGAGTCATTCCCTCAATACGCAGTATCACCGATTTGAGTAATCATCACTTTTATCAACTATATGATGAGATGGATGAACCTTTAAATAAGTATTTACAACAGGATAATCATGCCTTGATGACCAAAATATTTTTTGGTCAAACGAGCATTCCGGCACTGGAAAAAATTGCCCGGCAATTATTTGAATTATATCCCTGCCCAATTCTTGAAGTCAGTTTTGCGCATCCTGTCAAATGGCAAATTGAGACTATTATGCCTGGTAGTCTGGTACAGTTAAATGAAGCCGAGCAAAGCGAGTTTGCTTCGGCAATTGATCAGTACAGCCGTCAAATATGGCGTAAACCCCGGTCAAAAAAACGCTATCGTTTCGAGTTGGCCATATTATGTAATTCTCAGGAAAAATTACCGCCGAGTGACAATAAAGCGATTAAAAACTTTATCCGTGCCGGTAATGAATTAGGGATTGATGTTGATTTGATTGATGCCAATGATTATGCGCGTTTACTGGAATATGATGCTTTATTTATCCGCGAGACCACAGCAATAGATCACCATACATACCGCTTTGCAAAACGTGCCGAAAGCAAAGGTCTGGTAGTATTGGATGATCCCGATTCTATTTTAAAATGTACCAATAAAGTCTTTCTCGCGGATTTGCTTAATGCCAATGGTGTACCTACACCAAAAACTGAATTACTGCTCAGAGATAGTGAGTTTGATTATGCCTATTTAGAACAGCAAATCAGCTACCCTGGTGTGCTGAAAATTCCTGATGGTTCATTTTCTATCGGGGTGGTTAAAGTAGCGAGTCGTGAAGAATTACAGCAGCAATGCGCAGAACTATTTAAAAAATCCGCAATTTTACTTTATCAGGAATATGTAAAAACAGATTTTGACTGGCGCATCGGCTTTTTAAATAACAAGCCAATTTATGCCTGTAAATACTTTATGGCGCGTGATCACTGGCAAATTTATAACCATGGCAATACCGGTACCAGTAAAAGCGGAGGCTTTGAGTCCATGCCTGTGCACCAGGTACCTAAAGAAGTGATCAAGGTTGCCAGTAAAGCCGTTAAATTGATTGGTGATGGCCTGTATGGCGTTGATTTGAAGCAATTACCTGATCGAAATGTGATTATTGAAGTAAATGATAATCCCAGCGTAGATAGCGGTGTTGAGGACCAGTATATGGGCTATGATTTGTATTTAACCATTATGGGGGAATTTTTACGTCGACTTGAGCGTCAGCACATAGCGTGA
- a CDS encoding RMD1 family protein has product MTDKTLHCITLCLANSFDFPTLCKNFLANNRAVLLKDVLLIEHNQAYSVIFPYGVVVHWNVTLDERRKLHTQLCRFAIGIHEEIQEDDFRYITNALENRIKFDCIEIKAGDDTNNLIAVAHAMAQSINLSSFEQHAQETIEKTKHLPESLAKTGHINLSKKALAKIRGQLFLTNSDIVLKFDLLDIPEFFWEHPEYQALYMQMANYLELQQRTDILSKKLDTIHDLLGMLADEQKHQHSSTLEWIIIVLIMVEIVITLVEKLM; this is encoded by the coding sequence ATGACCGATAAAACGCTCCACTGTATTACGCTTTGCTTGGCTAACTCTTTTGATTTTCCAACCCTTTGTAAAAATTTTCTTGCTAATAATCGAGCTGTCTTATTAAAGGATGTTTTGCTCATTGAACATAATCAAGCTTATTCGGTGATCTTTCCCTATGGCGTCGTTGTTCATTGGAACGTTACATTAGATGAACGGCGCAAGTTACACACTCAACTGTGTAGATTTGCAATTGGGATTCATGAGGAAATTCAGGAAGATGATTTTCGCTACATAACTAATGCCCTGGAGAACCGTATTAAGTTTGACTGTATTGAAATCAAAGCGGGCGATGACACTAATAACCTGATTGCTGTTGCTCATGCTATGGCCCAGTCTATTAATCTTTCTTCATTTGAACAACATGCACAGGAAACTATTGAAAAGACCAAACATTTACCTGAATCATTAGCTAAAACGGGGCACATTAATTTATCTAAAAAAGCACTGGCAAAAATTCGTGGTCAACTATTTCTGACCAATAGCGATATAGTGCTGAAGTTTGATTTACTGGATATTCCAGAGTTTTTTTGGGAGCATCCAGAGTATCAGGCTTTATATATGCAAATGGCTAATTATCTGGAGTTGCAACAGCGCACAGATATATTATCCAAAAAACTGGACACCATTCATGATTTGTTAGGGATGCTGGCTGACGAACAAAAACATCAGCATTCATCTACGCTGGAATGGATCATTATTGTTTTGATTATGGTGGAAATTGTGATTACTCTGGTTGAGAAACTGATGTAA
- a CDS encoding DUF6399 domain-containing protein — MHNYGLKRSDGTTAAERLFAIEFPNLFSWLLEQMSELLLPGKIRDKATLNSLEITGCTGLSEKPKLFTHIFRPLHTAFFWI; from the coding sequence ATCCATAATTACGGTTTAAAGCGAAGTGATGGCACAACAGCTGCTGAACGATTATTTGCAATCGAGTTTCCCAATTTATTTTCTTGGCTATTAGAGCAAATGAGTGAACTACTATTGCCTGGAAAAATTCGAGACAAGGCCACACTTAACTCCCTTGAAATTACTGGCTGCACCGGCTTAAGTGAGAAGCCTAAACTATTCACTCACATTTTTCGACCACTACACACTGCCTTTTTTTGGATATAA
- a CDS encoding DUF2817 domain-containing protein: protein MYIPVDCFAKKYTEARDKFLGACQAIKGELLSYENNIDDVNRALVTDIFYLGSKKARNLLVLISGTHGVEGYCGSAAQVDFLRYVPKMDADSAVLLIHALNPYGFAFDRRVNEDNIDLNRNCVDFANKPINKDYQTLMPDLNLQDLDDDSLAHSQKKLEHYRLEWGDRVYEQAVSGGQYTDATGLFYGGKGPSWSHQLTQQLIDEYTVSERQKVIVLDIHSGLGPYGYGEVISDHPPESEGAKWARHCFAVNMTEPAAGTSSSVPKHGLMDYLWHMHLPDKGCYVTLEFGTFAVDKMFALLQQENYCWHNPVALEKRLVIQQQLREYFYPEYQDWQEMVLFRCQQIIAMSLQKLAHE, encoded by the coding sequence ATGTATATTCCAGTTGATTGTTTTGCAAAAAAGTACACAGAAGCCAGAGACAAGTTTTTAGGCGCGTGTCAGGCAATAAAGGGTGAGTTGTTATCGTATGAAAACAACATTGACGATGTTAACCGCGCCTTGGTGACGGATATTTTCTACTTAGGTTCTAAAAAGGCGCGTAATCTATTAGTGCTTATAAGTGGTACGCACGGTGTTGAAGGTTATTGTGGCTCGGCGGCACAAGTTGATTTTTTGCGTTATGTACCGAAAATGGACGCTGATAGTGCTGTGCTTTTAATCCATGCCTTGAATCCCTATGGTTTTGCTTTTGACCGTCGCGTTAATGAAGATAATATCGATTTAAATCGTAATTGTGTCGATTTTGCAAACAAGCCGATCAATAAAGATTATCAGACTTTAATGCCGGATTTAAATCTGCAGGACTTAGATGATGATAGTTTGGCGCATAGCCAGAAAAAATTAGAGCATTATCGTCTGGAATGGGGAGACAGGGTATATGAGCAGGCAGTGAGTGGTGGTCAATATACTGATGCAACCGGTCTGTTTTATGGTGGCAAAGGCCCTAGCTGGTCCCATCAGCTTACTCAGCAATTGATTGATGAATACACTGTTTCTGAGCGGCAAAAAGTTATCGTGCTGGATATTCATTCCGGGTTAGGGCCTTATGGCTATGGTGAAGTGATTAGTGATCACCCACCCGAGAGTGAAGGTGCAAAATGGGCACGGCATTGTTTTGCTGTTAATATGACCGAGCCGGCTGCAGGGACCTCGAGTTCAGTACCGAAGCACGGGTTGATGGATTATTTATGGCATATGCATTTACCCGACAAAGGTTGTTATGTCACGCTGGAGTTTGGTACCTTTGCCGTGGATAAAATGTTTGCATTATTACAACAGGAAAATTATTGCTGGCATAATCCTGTTGCCCTGGAAAAAAGACTGGTGATACAACAGCAATTACGTGAATATTTCTATCCCGAGTATCAGGATTGGCAGGAAATGGTGTTATTTCGTTGTCAGCAGATTATTGCTATGTCCTTGCAAAAATTAGCCCATGAGTAA
- the nirD gene encoding nitrite reductase small subunit NirD — protein sequence MSHWIDICSVEDLQPDSGVCALVEDKQVAIFYMPKENAVYALNNYDPFGKIHVLSRGLLGDIKGEPMVASPLYKQHFSLITGVCFEDASVAVDVYAIHIKNNRVEVSLGE from the coding sequence ATGAGTCACTGGATTGATATTTGTTCTGTAGAAGACTTACAACCCGATTCAGGAGTGTGTGCTTTAGTTGAGGATAAGCAAGTAGCTATTTTTTATATGCCCAAAGAAAATGCAGTCTATGCACTTAATAATTATGACCCTTTTGGTAAAATTCATGTATTATCACGTGGTTTATTAGGCGATATCAAAGGCGAACCAATGGTGGCGTCCCCTTTGTACAAACAACATTTCAGCCTGATCACAGGCGTTTGTTTTGAAGATGCAAGTGTCGCTGTCGATGTCTATGCTATTCACATAAAAAATAATCGCGTAGAAGTAAGCCTAGGGGAATAG